ACCTCGTGCTGGAGAGTCGGCGCTTTGACCTGCATGCGCCGCGCCTTGCCCACTGCGGGATGCGGCACGTCGCCGTCGCCGCCGATCTCGTTGGAGGTGTCCACGATGACGACGCGTTTGGTCTCGGCCAGGATGCGGGCGGCCTCGCGCAGGAGGGTGGTCTTGCCCACGCCGGGGCGTCCGAGGATGAGCAGCGACTTGCCCGAGTTGACGATGTCTTCGATGATGTCAATCGTCCCGTAGACGGCGCGGCCGACGCGCAGGGTAAGGCCGACCACGGCGTCGCGCCGGTTGCGGATGGCGGAGAGGCGATGGAGGGTGCGTTCGAGTCCGGCGCGGTTGTCGGCGTCGAATTCGCCCACGCGTTCGTCCACATAGTCAATTTCGGCGCGGGTCACTTCAGCCTCGCGCAGGATGATCTCGCGGTCCACGAAGCGCGCCGTAGGGACGCGTCCGAGGTCGAGGATGATTTCGAGCAGATTTTCGCTGTCGTTGGCTTTTTCGACCGCGTGCCGAACGGTGGCGGGGAGGATGTCCAACAGGGCATCGAGGTCGTCTGTGATTCGTTTTTGGTCCATAAGTGTCAGGTGTCAGGTGTTGGGGAGGCCATGATGTACTTGCGCCGCGCGAGCCTGGGGACGCGGCTTACAGGTTAGAAGGAGGCGTGGGACATGACGGGGTACCTGCCAATCGGCGATGATGAGCATATTATACGAGGAATATTCGAGTTGCCGGGGATTGCGGCGTTCCCATCCATGGCGGCAGCAAGGTCGGGAATTTTTCGGCGCGAATGCCGCGAATTTGCGCCAGATGGGGGATTGACGCCTCGTGAGGAGGAAGTAAAATGCGGAGCTATTCGCCAAATTGTAAAGGAGCAAAAAATGAAAAAATTTTTCGTACGCTCGATCCTGATCGTCATCGTGGTCTCCGCTTTTGCGCTCACCAGCCAGGCTTTGGCGGCGACCGCCCCTCCAAAATGGATGAACAGCCATTTTGTAGTGGGAAAGGGAATTGTCTTTAATTTCTCCTATGATGCCTCCCATTTACGCAGCCCAAATATTCATGGCGCCACGATCACCATTCACGGTAATTCCTATCCGCTCGCGTGCGTGGTCGTCACCGAAAAGACCACGATCTCCTGCACTTTGCGCGGCGGTTTGACTGAATTTGCCGGCGATTCGGGGAGCATTCATCTTCTTGGTTACTGGTACAGCGTCATCATCCCGAATAAATCGGAGAAGATAGCCCCGCTGAACACTCCGTCGCCCACGCCGCTCCCCTCTCCCACCATGCCTCCGCTGCTTTAATCGGCGGCTCACGAATGAGCGCTGCGCGCGCTTTCGTGAAATAGTGATCGTTCGTTTTTACGCACGGGACAGAGACTATAAGCCTCTGTCCCGTTTTTCATTTGACGTTCAAGGGAGCTCCGTTTTTGACGGGAAATTTCCTTTTAATACGAAGGGTCACGACCCACAGGGCGCTTCGCGGAGTCTACAAAGGAAAATCCTGTGAGATAGGCGCGGCTCCATCCTTTGAGCGTCTTTGTGTTTGGCTCTTTCCCGTTAATTGCAGGAGAGCCTTAACTCTTTTTTGTACACGGATTTACGGATTCATTTTCAATGAAATCCAGGCGAACATTCAAAATTCTCGGTTTTGAATGTTCTTCGCGATCTTAGCGGCAGGAAGTGGTTTTTTTAGCGGCGTTTTCCGTGTCTTTAAAGCTCTCTCTAATCTCCGCTTGCGCTTTTTTTCCGCAGATATTCGTCAATTGCCCAGGCCGCTTTGCGCCCGCCAACCATGGCGGTGACGACCAGGTCGGGGCCCGTCACACAGTCTCCGCCGGAGAAGACGCCCTCGCGGGTGGTCGCGCCGGTGGCTTTGTCTTTGACGGCGATCAGCCCCCAGTTGTGGACTTCGAGGTCGGGCGTGGTCTTCCCGATGATCGGGTCGGGCCAGTAGCCGAGGGCAAGGATGGCTGTGTCGCAGGCGACGCTGAAGTTCGAGCCTTCGATGGGGACGGGTTTTCGGCGTCCCTTCGCGTCGGGTTCGCCCAGTTTCATTTCAAGACATTCCACCGCCGCCAGTTTTCCGTCGGGGCCGGCGATGAATTTGACCGGCTGGGTGAGGAAGCGGTATTTGGCGCCCTCGTCTTTCGCCATCTTGCGGTCTTTCTTTCCGCCGGGCATTTCGTTTTCGGTGCGGCGGTAGAGACAGGTGACCTCCTCGGCTCCGAGGCGCAGGGCGGTGCGCAGGCAGTCCGAGGCGGTGTCGCCGCCGCCGATGACCACCACCCGCTTTCCCATCTCCAGGGGCTGGAGCATGTCGGGCGGGAGCAGGTCGCGCTCCACGTTGCCGCGGATGAGGAAGTCGGTGGCTTCGTAGACGCCGGGCAGGTCGGTGCCGGGCGTGTCTTCCATTTTCGCGTCGATCTCCGAGCCGACGCCGATGAAGACCGCGTCGAAGCCCTCGGCGAATAACTCGTCAATGGTCTTGTCTTTGCCGATGTAGGTGTTGGGGACGAACTTAACCCCGGCGCGCTCGAACTCCTCCCATTTTTCCTGCCAGACGTTTTTGGGAAGTTTGAAGTTGGGGATGCCGTAGACGAGCAGACCGCCCGGCGCGGGCTTGGACTCGAAGATGGTCGCTTCGTGTCCGCGCTGGACGAGTTGGTCGGCGCAGCCCAGCCCGGCGGGTCCGGCCCCGATGATGGCGACCCGCTTTCCCGTCGGCGCGCCGACCGGCAGGATGCGTCCCGCGTGGCGGCGTTTGTAGTCCACCGAAAAGACTTCGAGTTCGCCGCACAGGACGGGCGTCTGGTGTTTGTTCAGCACGCACGAACCCTGGCAGAGCGCCTCGTGCGGGCAGACGCGTCCGCAAATTTCGGGCAGGGAACTGGTCTGGTGATAGAGGTCGGCGGCTTCCTCGAAGCGTCCATGCTCGATGAGCCACATCGCGGACGGGATGTCGTTGTGCGTGGGGCAGGCCGTCATGCACGGCGCGGGGTCGGGACAATGGATGCAGCGCGCGGCCTCCACCATGGCGCGTTCGGCGTCGAACTCGATGACCACGTCGTCGAAGTCGCAGGAACGCTCTTCGGGCGGGCGCAGGTCGAGATCGAAGAAAGGTTTGTTGGCGCGGGCTTTTCGGTCGATATCCAGGAATTCGCTTGGGACTGCCTGCATGGGGGTTCCTCATTAATAATGCTGAATTACAACGATGATACCGAATCTAATTGGATGGATGAAGGCGAAAATGTCACCAAACCCGACGACAATCGTCACATGTCGCCTGGGCGATTTTACCCGCTTTTTGTCCGATTTTGCGGGGGCGGCGCGCGGGCGGAGTGTAAGGATTTCGTAAATTTTTCCGCCTGCGGCTTGCCGCTCCTTGCGAAGCGGGTAGAATAGGCTTGTCGGAGGACAATTGTATGATGCAATTTCTCAAAACCAGAAAAAAGATCGTGATCCTCGTCGTTGTGTTGGCCGCGTTGGGCCTGGCGTTCTTTGCCTGGCGCGGGCAGGGGAGCGCGCAGACGACGTATCAAACCGTCAAAGTTGAACGAGGCGAACTGATCGCCACCGTCGGCGCGACCGGCACGGTACGCGCCCGCCAGAGCGCGACGCTCGTCTGGCAGACCGGCGGTTTGGTGGACAAAGTCAACGTCTCGGTGGGCGAGCGGGTGACGGCGGACGCCGTCCTCGCCTCTCTCGCGCCGAGGTCGGTCTCGCAGAACGTCATCCTCGCGCAGGCGGATCTCGCCAACGCGCAGCGCGCGCTCGACGACCTGATGGCTTCAGACACCGCCCGCGCCCAGGCGTGGATCGCCCTGCGCGCGTCCGAAACCGCATACGACAACGCCAAAAGTAAATACGACGCGATGGAAACCGGCAACTATGAATATGAGCGCGTCGTCTACACCACGATACGCGGCAGGAAAGTCGCCACCCTTGAGACGGTCACTGTGGACCAGGTGGACGACCAGACCCTGGCGGACGCCAAAGCCGATATGGATCTCAAAAAAGCGCAGTACGACGACGCCCAGCGCGCCTACGACCGCCTGAAGGACGGGCCCAACTCGACCGACATCGCCGCCGCGCAGGCGCGCGTGGACGCGGCGCAGGCCACCCTCGACATGGCGCGCCTGACCGCGCCCTTCGCGGGGACGGTCACCGACGTCCGCCTTTTGCCCGGCGACCAGGTGACGGCCGGCATGGCCGGCTTCCGCGTGGACGATCTGTCTCACCTGCTGGTGGACGTGGAACTGTCTGAGGTGGATATCAATCACGTCGCGGCGGGTCAACCCGTCACGCTCACGTTCGACGCGATCCTGGGGAAGGAGTATCACGGCGAAGTGACGCAGGTGGCCGAGGCGGGGAACGTGGTGCAGGGCGTGGTCAATTTCACCGTCACCGTCCGTATTATGGACGCGGATAAACAGGTGAAGCCCGGCATGACCGCGGCGGTTAATATCACGGTGAAGAAACTCGAAGACCAGATCCTCATCCCGAACCGCGCCGTCCGACTCGTGGACGGCAAGCGGGTGGTCTACGTTCTGCGGGACGGCAGCCCCGTCATGGTGGAGGTGAGTCTTGGGTCTTCGTCCGACACCGCGTCCGTGCTGGCAGGAGGCGGCGTCGAGGTGGGCGATCTCATCATCCTCAACCCGCCGGCCGCGTCCAGCGCGGGCGGCGGTCCGCCGTTCATGCGATAGAGGCGATATGGATCAAGACTGGGTGGTGGTCGCAAACGACCTGGTGAAAACCTATAAGATGGGCGAAGTGGAAGTGAACGCCCTGCGCGGCGCGTCGGTGAAGATCGCGCGCGGCGAGGTGGTCTCCATCATGGGGCCGTCGGGATCGGGCAAATCCACGATGATGAACATCCTCGGCTGTCTCGACCGGCCGACCTCGGGCGAATACACGCTGGACGGGGAGGTGGTGGCGGCGATGACCGACGACCAGCTGGCGAGCGTCCGCAACCGCAAAGTGGGATTCGTCTTTCAGAGTTTCAACCTGCTCTCGCGCCAGACCGCGCTCTTCAACGTGGAACTGCCGCTTCGTTACGCGGGCCGGGTGGAAAACCGGCGGCAGCGCGCCGCCGAAGCCTTGAAAGCGGTGGGACTTGAAGACCGTATGACGCATCGTCCCACCGAACTTTCGGGCGGGCAACAGCAACGCGTCGCCATCGCGCGCGCCATCGTCAACCAGCCCGCCATCATCATGGCCGACGAGCCGACCGGCAACCTCGACAGCAAGGTCGGTAAAGAGATCATGCAGTTGCTGCTCAGTCTGAACCGGGAACGCGGCGCCACGCTCATCATCGTCACGCACGACCCGCTCATTGCCGAGCAGACCCAGCGCGTCGTCCGCCTGCACGACGGGCTGGTGGAGTTCGACGGGCTGGCGAAGGGAGGCGCGCAATGAATTTCTCGCAGGCCATTCTCGAGGCCCTCGAAAGCCTCGGCTCGAACAAGATGCGCTCCGGCCTGACCGTGCTGGGAATCGTCATCGGCGTGGCGGCGGTGATCGCGATGCTGGCGGTCGGCACCGGCGCGCAGGATAGCATCACCGGCTCCATCAGCGGGATCGGGACGAACCTGCTCTTCGTCTTTCGCGGCGGCGGGCATATGGGCGGCGGGACGGAAGTCCGCAACCCCAAACCGTTGACGCTGCAGGATGCCGCGGCCATCGCGGACCCGTTCGCGGCCCCCTCGGTGGAACTGGTCGCGCCCGTCCTGCAAGATAGTCTGCTCATCAGCGCCGCCGGGCAGACTGCCACCGTTAACGTCTCCGGCGTGACGCCCGACTACTTCCCGCTCCGCAACTATACGCTGACGGAAGGCGAGGCCATCACCGAAGAGAACCTGCTCGGGCGCGCCTCGGTGGCCGTGATCGGACCCGAGACCGCCGACACATTGTTCGGGCGCCATGACGGCCTCGTGGGCGAGCAGATCACCATCGAAGGGCAGCCCTTCCGCATTATCGGCGTGTTAAGCGCCAAAGGCGGCGGGATGTTTGGCTCGGAAGATAACCAGGTTTTGATTCCATACAGCGCCGCGCAGACGCGCCTTATCCAGCGCCGCACACGCGACCAGGTGGACATGCTCCTCGTCCAGGTGGTGGATTCGGAATCCGTGCCGAGCGCGGTGGAGCAGGTCTCCGCCATTTTGCGGACGCGCCATCGCACCGAGATCGGCGCGGACGATTTCACCGTCTTCAGCCAGCAGGACTTCCTGCAAACTGCGGCTGCCATCACCAGCGTGTTGACGATCTTCCTCGGCGGCATCGCGGCCATCTCCCTGCTCGTGGGCGGCATCGGCATCATGAACATCATGCTGGTCTCCGTCACCGAACGGACGAAGGAGATCGGCCTGCGGAAGGCCCTCGGCGCGCGCAAACGCGACATCCTCATCCAGTTCCTGACCGAGTCCTCGCTGCTGAGTCTCTTTGGCGGCATCATCGGCATTCTCTTTGGATGGTTGATCTCGTTCATCGTGGAAAAGGTGGCCGTCGCTTCGGGGACTCCCTTTTACCCGCGCATCGGCCTCGACGCCATCCTGCTCGCGACCGTCTTCTCCGCGGCGGTGGGACTGTTCTTCGGCATCTACCCCGCCAACCGCGCCGCGAATTTGGAACCTGTGGAGGCGCTGCGGTACGAATAGAACGACAATGAGCAAGAGACCAGGTTCCGCAAGAAACCTGGTCTCTTTTTTTGTTCGCGCGTGAAACTCGCGCAGGTTACGGCACGTGATATTCGATGATGAGCATCGGGCGCATGGACGCGGTCTTGTAATTGCCGCTGAAGAACTTCATGTAATCTGCGCGTCTATTGTTATTGTCGTCGAGGGTGAAGCGCAGGCGGAATTGCGTCGTGCCTTTCAGATTGATGAAGGGATGGGCGGTCTTTCCGAGGACCGCGCTGTACCAGTTGTTGACCGGCGTCTTGCCAAACGTCCCGATCGCGGGCTTGTTCGCGGCAACCTGGAAATCGCTGGCCGCCAGCTTGACGTTCGCGCCGAAGTAGGGCCTGCGGATATCCGCTTTCAGCCAGCCCAGTTTGAGGAATGGATTCATTCCCGTCAGCCCGGCTTTTCGGATCTTGAGCGTGACCTTATCAATGACCGCGTTGTCTGGCAGCGCGCTGGTGTTGAAGGAAAGGATGGCTTTGTATTGGCGGTTCGAGGCGTCGTCTCCAAGATAAAACATGGAACCGCTAGGGCTGATGACGCCTCCCTTGTTGCTCTTTTCCGAGGTCTCCAGGATATGCCCGTCGTACGCCCCGGCCGAGCGGACGGTCAAAGTCTGCTTTTTGTAGATCGTGACCGACGTCGACGCGGAATCCTGGAACAGGTTGGGAAGCCTGTCATAAACGATGGCCTGAATTTCATACACGCCCGACGCGAGGTTCGCCGGGATGGCGAGAGAAGCCACAACCGGATCGTCAACCGGACCCTCGTCCGTGCTGGTGATGGTATGGTCGATGGTGTCGCCGGCGATGATGGCGCCCGTCTCGTTTCGCAGGTTGATCTCGGTCCGTAGTTGCTGTGTGGGCAGGGGACCGTCCACCTCGATCGTCACATTGATGGTATTTCCAGCGACATAAGAGGGTTGATCGGTCGTCAGTGAACGGATTGTGGCGTCGCCGTTGGGTTGTCCGTTCAGCACAAGCTGCCCCCAGTCCACGTTCACCGCCCAACCGGTGTCTGTGATTTCGATTTTGACCAGGTTGTCGCCCTGCACGACCCAGGCCGGGTCGATGGACAGGATGGTCGTGGACCATTCTTCATTGGCGCCGGTCAAGACCCCGGCCAGGTTGCCGTTGAAGTACACATTGTCTATTTCTCCAATGTCCACATCGTAAGAGAGCAGGAGGAGGTCCACGCTGGTCAATCCGTCGGCATACGGGACATTGATCGTGAATTCGATCGGCGTATTTTCATCGGTTTTGAAGAGATAATCATCCATGTCGCAATCGCCGTTGCCGCTGTTGCTTTCGTCCTGATTATCCCGGGTGGTGAACAAGGGAAGGTTGTTTTCGTCATTGAGACCATCAGCGCAGGTCCCGCCGAAATTGACGTAAAGGTCAAGATTTCCGCCAGTCCCATTCTTATCTGCCGCCTCGATGTAATAAGCGACGCCGGCCGTGAGCGCGACGCGGAGAGCGGATGTCTCTCCGACGTAATCGTCGTTGCAGGCCACATTGGTCAAACTG
This DNA window, taken from Candidatus Denitrolinea symbiosum, encodes the following:
- a CDS encoding macrolide ABC transporter ATP-binding protein; protein product: MDQDWVVVANDLVKTYKMGEVEVNALRGASVKIARGEVVSIMGPSGSGKSTMMNILGCLDRPTSGEYTLDGEVVAAMTDDQLASVRNRKVGFVFQSFNLLSRQTALFNVELPLRYAGRVENRRQRAAEALKAVGLEDRMTHRPTELSGGQQQRVAIARAIVNQPAIIMADEPTGNLDSKVGKEIMQLLLSLNRERGATLIIVTHDPLIAEQTQRVVRLHDGLVEFDGLAKGGAQ
- a CDS encoding ABC transporter permease → MNFSQAILEALESLGSNKMRSGLTVLGIVIGVAAVIAMLAVGTGAQDSITGSISGIGTNLLFVFRGGGHMGGGTEVRNPKPLTLQDAAAIADPFAAPSVELVAPVLQDSLLISAAGQTATVNVSGVTPDYFPLRNYTLTEGEAITEENLLGRASVAVIGPETADTLFGRHDGLVGEQITIEGQPFRIIGVLSAKGGGMFGSEDNQVLIPYSAAQTRLIQRRTRDQVDMLLVQVVDSESVPSAVEQVSAILRTRHRTEIGADDFTVFSQQDFLQTAAAITSVLTIFLGGIAAISLLVGGIGIMNIMLVSVTERTKEIGLRKALGARKRDILIQFLTESSLLSLFGGIIGILFGWLISFIVEKVAVASGTPFYPRIGLDAILLATVFSAAVGLFFGIYPANRAANLEPVEALRYE
- a CDS encoding RND family efflux transporter; the encoded protein is MMQFLKTRKKIVILVVVLAALGLAFFAWRGQGSAQTTYQTVKVERGELIATVGATGTVRARQSATLVWQTGGLVDKVNVSVGERVTADAVLASLAPRSVSQNVILAQADLANAQRALDDLMASDTARAQAWIALRASETAYDNAKSKYDAMETGNYEYERVVYTTIRGRKVATLETVTVDQVDDQTLADAKADMDLKKAQYDDAQRAYDRLKDGPNSTDIAAAQARVDAAQATLDMARLTAPFAGTVTDVRLLPGDQVTAGMAGFRVDDLSHLLVDVELSEVDINHVAAGQPVTLTFDAILGKEYHGEVTQVAEAGNVVQGVVNFTVTVRIMDADKQVKPGMTAAVNITVKKLEDQILIPNRAVRLVDGKRVVYVLRDGSPVMVEVSLGSSSDTASVLAGGGVEVGDLIILNPPAASSAGGGPPFMR
- a CDS encoding dihydropyrimidine dehydrogenase subunit A translates to MQAVPSEFLDIDRKARANKPFFDLDLRPPEERSCDFDDVVIEFDAERAMVEAARCIHCPDPAPCMTACPTHNDIPSAMWLIEHGRFEEAADLYHQTSSLPEICGRVCPHEALCQGSCVLNKHQTPVLCGELEVFSVDYKRRHAGRILPVGAPTGKRVAIIGAGPAGLGCADQLVQRGHEATIFESKPAPGGLLVYGIPNFKLPKNVWQEKWEEFERAGVKFVPNTYIGKDKTIDELFAEGFDAVFIGVGSEIDAKMEDTPGTDLPGVYEATDFLIRGNVERDLLPPDMLQPLEMGKRVVVIGGGDTASDCLRTALRLGAEEVTCLYRRTENEMPGGKKDRKMAKDEGAKYRFLTQPVKFIAGPDGKLAAVECLEMKLGEPDAKGRRKPVPIEGSNFSVACDTAILALGYWPDPIIGKTTPDLEVHNWGLIAVKDKATGATTREGVFSGGDCVTGPDLVVTAMVGGRKAAWAIDEYLRKKSASGD